In the Terriglobales bacterium genome, CGCGGAACTTGCCCTCATCGAGGATCTCGCGATTGGTGATGGCCTCGGTCATGGAGATGGCAGCGCCGACGAACGACAGCACCGATTCCTTCTTCTCGGTCCCGCTCTTCGAGCCGAACAGCCCTTCGATGCCGGTGACCACGGCAGGGATGAAGGCGATACCGCGTAGCAACTTGGCGAGAAAATTCATGTGCCCTCCTGCGAGTACTCAGTACTCGGTACTCAGTACTCAGCAAGAGCTGGATACTGACTACTGAAGACTGGGTGCTAGCGCTGGTCGAGGGCGCCGAGGCGGCAGTTCCGATAGAGCGCCAGGACCTTCTCTGCGTACTGCGGGTCGGTGGCCCAGTATCTGGCCAGGGCGCGGATGAAGGCTTCAGGGTCCCCAGCGCAGGCCCGGGCTTCGGCGTAGCAACTGAGCGTCGCAATCAAGTGGTCGCGATCGGCGAAGCAGGTCTGCATCGAGTCGTAACGGGCGAATCGGGCCCTGCAGCGGATCGCTTTGCCGCCCCGAACCTCGCTCGTGGGCAACTCGACGAAGGGCCCGTTCCCGTGGGCCTTGATGCCAAAATAGTTGTTGGCCTCGCGCGACAAGCGTGACTGCCCCCAGGCGCTCTCCAGCGCCGCTTGGGCGACGGTGATGCCCGCGGGAAACCCGGTCACCCGCGAGCAGGCCAGCGCCGCCTCCGTCGCAAGCGCGATGAATTCTTCTTTGGTCATAGGAAAAGGCAGGAGCAATGCAGAAGTAAGAACGAAGATTGCAGAAGTGACTCGTACCGGTGCGGGCCACTTCTGCAATCTAACTTCTGCGTTCTAACTTGGTTTTGTCTTACCGCCCGGCGTGGATGCGCATGTAGTCGATGGCGAAATGGATCAGCGTGAGGATCACGCCAACGGCGGCCCCGATGCCCCCGGCGCGCTGCACGAACTTCTCGTGCTCTTCGACACGGCGCTCCAGCGCCTGGATGACGCCGGGGGTGCCGTTCCCCACCAGCCATCGCATGTGGGCTTTCAGTTCCGAAAGATCGGCGAGTACTTTCTGTTCGAATTCGTTGATGTTGGTCATAACGGGTAGTCCACATGCAGCGCCGTGGAGTAACGCGAGTAGCGGCGCGGTGTCGAGGCGTCGTACTGGCGCAGGTAGAGATCCACTTCGCGGGAGATACGGGTGACGGTGAACGTGCGCGTGGTGACTCGCCCGACCAGGTTGCGGTCTCCCTCGGCGCCCCAGACGCTGTCGCTGCGCCGCACCTCGAAGCCGCCGCCGGCGGGCGGGTCTACGCCGGCGTCGATGGTGACCGTGGTCGAAGTCACAGCCGTGACCTCGGCTGCCGGGAGGTCGGCGATACAGATATTGCCGGCGGTCTCGGTGGTCGCGCTGATCTCGGGCGGCGTGGAGAGCTGTGCGCCCGCGGTAGCGAAGGCCAGCGGGCCGGCGGCTTCGTTGGCGAAATCGATGCGATACCGGCTGAGGTCCGTCTCCAGGTCGGCCACTTCGATCAGGACCTCCCGCACGACCGCGCTGAAGCTGGCCGCGCGGGATGGAAGATCGACCGCCAGAGTATCGCCGGGCCAGAGATCGCCCGTCGCGGCCGGCAGGGCATCGCTCCAGCACGAGTACTCGCCCGACCAGGTGGCTCCGCCGTCGTCCAGGAGCGCCAGGGCCGCGTTCTCGCAGTCGGCTGAGGTGCGCGGTGCGGGCAGTTCGACGGCGCGGATCGCGGCCCGCACTCCATCGTCGCTGCCATGGGCGAGGGTGGCGATGCTGGCGGGGTCCTGCACGCGCGCCAGGGAGCGTCCCCGCGAGCGATAGCGCACCACGATCTTCTCGTTGAGCACCGGCACGTACTCGGCGTAGAAGGCGACCTCCGGCCCGTTGGTTACGGCGCATTCGCAGCCATCTGCGAAGTCGCCCACCAGGCGCGTGCGATAGCCCCCGTTGGGGACGGCGCTGCGGACCTCGGCCTCGCTCATGCGCCGCGCCCGGGTGAAGGTGAGCGAGCAGTGGAGGCTGATGGCGTTCACCGGCGCATACACGCACCACCCCGGCGCACCGGCGATGACGCCGTCATACAGCACGGTGGAAGGCGCCGCCAGGGTCGCAGGGTCGGAAGGATTGATGTCGCGGAGCTCGAGCACCACGCGCACGTCTCCCGCCAGGCTGTCGCCGCCGCGTCCGTTGCCCGCGCCATGCACGGAGGAGTGGAAGATCTCGCGGCTGCGGAAGATCTGCGCCGAGTAGATCCGGGTCGCCAGGGCATAACGGTGCCCGGCCACGGTGGTCACGGTGGTCCCGGTCGCCGCTCCGTTGAGCAGCGCCCGGATGGTGGACTGCGAGCCCGAGGGCGAGATGCGGAAGCCCGCCAGGCACCCGGCCGCGCTGATGGCGCCGGGATAGAGTCCGCCCAGGACACCATCGGAGGCGCCGCTGAAAGTCACTTCGCCGTGCTGCAGCAGGATCCCGCCGCCGAGTTCGACTTTTTCGACGAAGCTGAGAGTGGTCAGGCCATCGCCCTGCCCCCCGCTCACGTTCAGCTTCCCGCCGCTGACGCTGATCGCACCGGTCACATCACCCAGCGTCCAGTACAGCGGGGAGAGTGGGGCCTTGTATTCCTCGTCGAGCAAGAACGCGCCGTAGGTGGTGAAGGGCGCGTGCGAAAGTCCGAAGTAGCGGGTCAGCCCGTCGGCCAGGAAGTAGTCGTGGACGTAGCACTTCGGCTCCATCCGCCCGGTGACTGCGACGTCGTTCAGGCACACCCCATTGGACCGCAGCTTCAGCGCCGCCGGATCGAAGTCCGGCGAGCCCTCAGAAAGATCGTGCGCGACCGCGCCGACGGGAGCGAACACGATGCGGTCATCGTGCGCGCGATAGCTGGCGCGCGCGCGCAGCGCGATCTCCGCCGCGTGCTTCGACCACTCCCGCTGCGCGTCGCAATGCACGGAGGCCAGCACGTCCAGGTCCTGGATAGCGGAGAGATCGAAGGCCCCGGGCAACAGCTCATTCGCCAGTTCCCTCAGAACGTTTCCCGCTGGGCGATGGATGAAGGGTGCGCGCCCCGGCAGCTGCTTGCGGTCGAGCAGGAACTCGTCGCCCACGGCGTGGAGTTGATAGCGAAAGACCGGATGCTCGCCCCAGCCGAGGTATTCGGGCTCGGGCGCTGCCGGTAAGTATCCTGTGAAGACGGCGGAGCCGTCTGCCCGCACTAACGCCACCCGCGCGCCGGCCATGGGCACCAGGAAGGCGGAACTGTCACCGATCAGCGACACCTCCATCTCCGCCGGCGTGTTCAAGCGCCTCCGGATCCGCGGCGCACTCTCGGCTTCGATGGCCGAGGTGTAGTCGAGGGCCCCCTGCCCGTCCAGGTTATCGATCAAGAGATCCATAGATTTGCCTGAAGTACACGAGCGGGGGGCAGTGCCACCCTAGCCGCCGGCCGCCGCGCCGGGTGGTACACTGCGCCCGCATTTCCGCGTTCCGAAACCCGCTCAGGACGCGGGTTTCCGTCGAAAGCTCCGGGGACGATGGGATTCTGAAAGATTTGCCCTAAAAAATGCCGCACTTGCGGACCGGGGCGTGACTGCGGTAGCAGACCACCTGCTCGCCGTCGTTGGGATCGGTGACCGGCAGCGCCAGCCACGCGGCGTGCAAGGCATACGAGCGCAGCGGGTCGGCGATCTCAATGGCGGTCTCCTGCGCCGGGGCCGCCGCCTGCAAGCGCGGATAGTGGAAGCAGACGCGCCCGCCCGCCTCCTCCGGCAGCACGAACAGCGCCGACCACTCCTGGAAGAAGCTGCCGCCCTCGCGGTCCACGAAGGCGACGACCTTCTGCGCCGCGGCGCCCGCCGGCGGCACGCCGCCAAGCAGCGCCTGCTCCAAGGTCACGGTCGTGCCGGAGACGGTGGCGACGCGCCCGACGTTGAAGGTCACGCGGCGGATGTAGTCCGCCTCGTGCTGGACGTCGGTGGGATCGCGGACGAAAGCGGCCGCGATCCCAGTTCCGACGTAGCCGGTCTGGTCGGCATAATCGATGTCCACCGCGAGCAGGTCGCCGGCGGCGAAAGGCGGCGCTGCGGCGAACACCAATTCGCCGGCGGTGGAGTCGGCGGCCAGCGGCACGGCCGACACGGCCGTGCCACCGGAAGCACAGGCGCTTGCGTCTTCCGCTTCCTCGAGCACGTTCATGTGCTGCGAGCCGGCGGCCAGCGCCATCTGCAGCTTGCCCCACTCGCGGAAGTCGAACTCCACCCGCGCCTCCAGGCGGCTGCGGAACTGGGCCGCGGCGGCAGCTTTGGCGCCGCGGCACACCGCTTGCACCTTGGTCGCCGGCGTGCGGCAGAAGTTGTCGATCGCGCCGAGATCGATCCAGGGCGCGCACGGTGCGTCCAGGTCGAATGCCCGGGCGGGATCGAAGACGGTCGGCGCACCGATGGCACGGTCCACGGGCGCAAAGTAGGCGCGCACCCGTCGCGCCACCGGCGCCATCTCTTTTCTGATCTTCGTCTTCATGTCAGGCGACCAAAGTGAGGCGGTAGAGATAGGGCTCGCCGGCGAAGGTGTCCACGCCGACGGTGGCGATGCGCAGCAGAGTCTCGCCGCGCTCGAAACCGACCACCGCCTGGAAGAGCGCGTCGGCGGTCTCGAAGCCACGCACCTCCGCGATGAGGTTCGCGGTCTTGGCGCCCAGCAGCAACTCGAAGCGGTCTTCTCCGGTTGACCTGAGGACGGCAGGCGCGACCGGCACTTCTTCCAGCGCGCCGGTGCAGTCGCCGGGTTCGAGTCTCATGGGCAGCAGCATGGTGATCTCGCGGCCGCCTAGCGACCGCAGCATGGCTTCAGTCGCCTGGGCGATGGCCAGACCACGGGCAGCGGTGGGGGAATCGATGTTCATGGCATCACCCCAATATTGAAGGCGTCATCCTGAGGACCTTTAGGTCCGAAGGATCTCGCGTGCAGCGGCAAGTACGTCGGCGGCACACGCGAGATGCTTCGGAGGCTGAAAGCCTCCTCAGCATGACGCCGGTTTTTGACTAGAGTTTCTGTGCGACGTAGGGAGCGAGTTGCGCGCGCACCGTGTCGTCGAGCAGGGTGTCGGCAAAATAGTCGAGGCGCATGCGGTCGATGCTCCCGGCCCGCACGTTGAGCGCAGGCGCGGCCAGCGCGTTGCGCACGATCTGGGCGCAGGCGTGCTTGACCGGCTCGGGGATGGGGTCGAGGCCGCCGGTGTACGTGACCTCGACTTCGTTGAAGGCCAGGCCCAGGGCATTGGGCGGGAACGCGAGCTCGCCGGTGGCGGCGTCGAACTCCACCTGCGCCGGGTCGAGGTCGGTCCAGGTTCCGGGCAGGCCGAAGGCCCCGGCCACCTGCAGGCCGAGTTCGTCGGGATCGCGGGGCACGCCGTAGCGGGCGCGCACGTTGACCAGGGGACTGGTGGCGGGCGCGAGCGGCGCCAGGGGGAGGAAGCTCAGGCGGCAGCCGCCGCGCCCGCCCAGGCGCAGACGCTCCACGTACTGCGCCACGCCGAGCGTCTCCCGACGGCAGTGCGCGTCGATGAGTGAAGACGCCGCGGCCACAAACGCCGCCGGAACGGCCTTCTCCAGGCCGTAAGTCTCGTATTCGGATGGATCGAGATAGTTCATTTTGGTTGATTCTCGGAGTACGCTAAGTACATGCGTTGGCTGCTTTTTCTGCTGCGCTTATTCGTGGCTGCCCTGCTGGTGTTGGGAG is a window encoding:
- a CDS encoding glucosaminidase domain-containing protein, with product MTKEEFIALATEAALACSRVTGFPAGITVAQAALESAWGQSRLSREANNYFGIKAHGNGPFVELPTSEVRGGKAIRCRARFARYDSMQTCFADRDHLIATLSCYAEARACAGDPEAFIRALARYWATDPQYAEKVLALYRNCRLGALDQR